In Anaeromyxobacter sp., the following proteins share a genomic window:
- a CDS encoding response regulator: MKVLLVDDTRTLLSLIQVYLMGWQIEFHEAKDGLEGLAKARELRPDLIVSDVRMPGMDGFELCAAVRGDPALHEIPLVLLTSLNDDTSRKKGKLVGASAFLTKPVSVDELRKTVGTLLKLPPRR, translated from the coding sequence ATGAAGGTCCTGCTGGTCGACGACACGCGCACGCTGCTCTCGCTCATCCAGGTCTACCTGATGGGCTGGCAGATCGAGTTCCACGAGGCCAAGGACGGCCTGGAGGGGCTGGCCAAGGCCCGCGAGCTCAGGCCGGACCTGATCGTGTCGGACGTGCGCATGCCGGGCATGGACGGCTTCGAGCTGTGCGCGGCGGTGCGCGGCGACCCCGCCCTGCACGAGATCCCGCTGGTGCTGCTCACCTCGCTCAACGACGACACCAGCCGCAAGAAGGGCAAGCTGGTGGGGGCCAGCGCCTTCCTCACCAAGCCGGTCTCGGTGGACGAGCTGCGCAAGACGGTGGGCACGCTCCTCAAGCTGCCGCCCCGGAGGTAG
- a CDS encoding chemotaxis protein CheR, translating into MPLEELERVVEGACGLALSPGVRRTLLEGFLRAARDAGSAPEPFLRRVLAGEARSVAALVEQAVVGETYFFRHPEQLAALSGLLDEAAPGGRPLTIWSAGCASGEEPYGLAMLLLEAGRGGVADRILATDVSARALEAARAARYGGWSLRRTDAALRSRWFREAGPRLTVAPQVRERVSFSRHNLVLEPPPGAGFDVVVCRNVLIYFSPATAAQVLARLVEAVRPGGYLLLGPVEEPLAAGLPLLRVERPGATLLRRPPYAVSDASRRLLESLRGRRAEPGSPPPDPAARCCGPVGAAAFRAAREAARAGDLAGAERLAGEAATRHRCPESFLLLAVAAEVRGDDAAAQEAVRRALELAPGLAQGHATLVRLHARQGRPGEAALARRAALDALEGLPDETTLRGVEPLTAGALRQALGAPPAPAATPSPGSTR; encoded by the coding sequence CTGCCGCTCGAGGAGCTCGAGCGGGTGGTCGAGGGGGCCTGCGGGCTGGCCCTCTCGCCGGGGGTGCGGCGCACGCTGCTGGAGGGCTTCCTGCGGGCCGCCCGAGACGCCGGCTCCGCCCCGGAGCCCTTCCTGCGCCGGGTCCTGGCCGGCGAGGCCCGCAGCGTGGCGGCGCTGGTGGAGCAGGCGGTGGTGGGCGAGACCTACTTCTTCCGCCACCCGGAGCAGCTGGCCGCGCTCTCCGGCCTGCTCGACGAGGCCGCGCCGGGCGGGCGGCCGCTCACCATCTGGTCGGCCGGGTGCGCCTCCGGCGAGGAGCCCTACGGCCTGGCCATGCTGCTGCTGGAGGCCGGGCGCGGCGGCGTGGCGGATCGCATCCTGGCCACCGACGTCTCGGCCCGGGCGCTGGAGGCGGCGCGGGCGGCCCGGTACGGCGGCTGGTCCCTGCGCCGCACCGACGCGGCGCTCCGGTCGCGCTGGTTCCGTGAGGCGGGGCCACGGCTCACGGTGGCGCCGCAGGTGCGGGAGCGGGTCTCCTTCAGCCGCCACAACCTGGTGCTGGAGCCGCCGCCCGGCGCCGGCTTCGACGTGGTGGTGTGCCGCAACGTGCTCATATACTTCTCCCCCGCCACGGCGGCGCAGGTGCTGGCGCGGCTGGTGGAGGCGGTGCGGCCGGGCGGCTACCTGCTGCTCGGGCCGGTGGAGGAGCCGCTGGCGGCCGGGCTGCCGCTGCTGCGGGTGGAGCGGCCGGGCGCCACGCTGCTGCGCCGGCCGCCCTACGCGGTGTCGGACGCGTCGCGGCGCCTGCTGGAGTCCCTGCGCGGCCGCCGGGCCGAGCCGGGGAGCCCGCCCCCAGACCCCGCCGCCCGCTGCTGCGGGCCGGTCGGCGCGGCCGCCTTCCGGGCCGCCCGCGAGGCGGCGCGGGCCGGCGACCTGGCCGGCGCCGAGCGGCTGGCCGGCGAGGCCGCCACCCGCCACCGCTGCCCCGAGTCCTTCCTGCTCCTGGCGGTGGCCGCCGAGGTGCGCGGCGACGACGCGGCCGCCCAGGAGGCGGTGCGGCGGGCCCTGGAGCTGGCGCCAGGGCTGGCGCAGGGCCACGCCACCCTGGTGCGCCTGCACGCCCGGCAGGGCCGCCCGGGCGAGGCCGCCCTCGCCCGCCGCGCCGCCCTGGACGCCCTGGAGGGGCTGCCGGACGAGACCACCCTGCGCGGCGTCGAGCCGCTCACCGCCGGCGCCCTGCGCCAGGCCCTCGGCGCGCCGCCCGCGCCCGCCGCCACGCCTTCCCCCGGGAGCACCAGATGA
- a CDS encoding chemotaxis protein CheW, whose amino-acid sequence MGIIKDETPAAGAAARASLVGRMRQLEEELSQAQGALAAIGGEQLPGLHLVVEAAGRRGLLAAARVKEIVRMVATEPVAGAPPAILGTFVCRGVPVVAVDLAALLGVRRPVALDAQIAVLVGTPAVGLVFDRIMGLHERPVLHAAGREVVPGWEESRLVVGLCTVAGEVLPLLDPSPVIASVREELS is encoded by the coding sequence ATGGGGATCATCAAGGACGAGACCCCGGCCGCCGGGGCGGCGGCGCGCGCCAGCCTGGTGGGGCGGATGCGCCAGCTCGAGGAGGAGCTGTCGCAGGCCCAGGGCGCCCTCGCGGCCATCGGCGGCGAGCAGCTGCCCGGGCTGCACCTGGTGGTCGAGGCGGCCGGGCGGCGCGGGCTGCTGGCGGCGGCGCGGGTGAAGGAGATCGTCCGCATGGTGGCCACCGAGCCGGTGGCGGGCGCCCCGCCGGCCATCCTCGGCACCTTCGTGTGCCGCGGCGTGCCGGTGGTGGCGGTGGACCTGGCGGCGCTGCTGGGCGTCCGCCGCCCGGTGGCGCTCGACGCGCAGATCGCCGTGCTGGTGGGCACCCCGGCGGTGGGGCTGGTCTTCGACCGCATCATGGGCCTGCACGAGCGCCCGGTGCTGCACGCCGCCGGGCGCGAGGTGGTGCCCGGCTGGGAGGAGTCGCGGCTGGTGGTGGGGCTGTGCACCGTGGCCGGCGAGGTGCTGCCGCTGCTCGACCCGTCGCCGGTGATCGCCTCGGTGCGGGAGGAGCTGTCGTGA
- the glmU gene encoding bifunctional UDP-N-acetylglucosamine diphosphorylase/glucosamine-1-phosphate N-acetyltransferase GlmU, translated as MATRKPRTPLAAIVLAAGKGTRMKSITAKVLHPLGGRPLVWYAVRRALEAGASPVVVVVGHQAAAVEAALRAALPDAPLRFALQADQKGTAHAVLAAKPALRGVTGPIAILSGDVPLLTTATLAAVVKARARARSPLALASMRLAEPRGYGRVLRDGRGRPVRIVEEKDATAAERAVTEVNAGLYCADAAFLWKALARVDARNAQGEFYLTDLVALAARAAPAVAVEVDPQEASGVNDLAELARAGKELQRRRTLALLRAGVTVEDPDRFLCDEGVEVGPDSVIEPDVRLRGATRVGAGCRLGQGVVITDGLLADGVTVRPYTVVEGPATVGSGALLGPFSRIRPGSELGEGVHVGNFVETKKTRLGKGSKANHLAYLGDAVVGAGVNVGAGTITCNYDGEKKHETRIGDGAFIGSDSILVAPIEIGAGAYVAAGSTVTQTVPPGALALGRAQQVNKEGWVARRQAAKAAQAKAAARPGPR; from the coding sequence ATGGCCACCAGGAAGCCGCGCACGCCGCTCGCCGCCATCGTCCTCGCCGCCGGCAAGGGCACCCGCATGAAGTCCATCACCGCCAAGGTGCTCCACCCGCTGGGTGGACGCCCGCTGGTCTGGTACGCGGTGCGCCGCGCCCTGGAGGCCGGCGCCTCGCCGGTGGTGGTGGTGGTGGGCCACCAGGCCGCGGCGGTGGAGGCGGCCCTGCGCGCCGCCCTGCCCGACGCCCCGCTGCGCTTCGCCCTGCAGGCCGACCAGAAGGGGACGGCCCACGCCGTGCTGGCGGCCAAGCCGGCGCTGCGCGGGGTCACCGGGCCCATCGCCATCCTCTCGGGCGACGTGCCGCTGCTCACCACCGCCACGCTGGCGGCGGTGGTGAAGGCTCGCGCCCGCGCCAGGAGCCCGCTGGCGCTGGCCTCCATGCGGCTGGCAGAGCCCCGCGGCTACGGCCGGGTGCTGCGCGACGGGCGCGGCCGGCCGGTGCGCATCGTCGAGGAGAAGGACGCCACCGCGGCGGAGCGCGCCGTCACCGAGGTGAACGCCGGCCTCTACTGCGCCGACGCCGCCTTCCTGTGGAAGGCGCTGGCCCGGGTCGACGCCCGCAACGCCCAGGGCGAGTTCTACCTGACCGACCTGGTGGCGCTGGCGGCCCGCGCGGCGCCGGCGGTGGCCGTGGAGGTGGACCCGCAGGAGGCCTCCGGGGTGAACGACCTGGCCGAGCTGGCCCGCGCCGGCAAGGAGCTGCAGCGGCGCCGCACCCTGGCGCTGCTGCGCGCCGGCGTCACCGTGGAGGATCCGGACCGCTTCCTGTGCGACGAGGGGGTGGAGGTGGGGCCCGACTCCGTGATCGAGCCGGACGTGCGGCTGCGCGGCGCCACCCGCGTGGGCGCCGGCTGCCGGCTGGGGCAGGGCGTGGTGATCACCGACGGCCTGCTGGCGGACGGCGTGACGGTGCGGCCCTACACGGTGGTGGAGGGGCCGGCCACGGTGGGCAGCGGGGCGCTGCTCGGCCCCTTCTCGCGCATCCGCCCCGGCTCCGAGCTGGGCGAGGGCGTGCACGTCGGCAACTTCGTGGAGACCAAGAAGACCAGGCTCGGCAAGGGCTCCAAGGCCAACCACCTGGCCTACCTGGGCGACGCGGTGGTGGGCGCCGGGGTCAACGTCGGCGCCGGCACCATCACCTGCAACTACGACGGCGAGAAGAAGCACGAGACGCGCATCGGCGACGGCGCCTTCATCGGCTCCGACTCCATCCTGGTGGCCCCCATCGAGATCGGCGCGGGGGCGTACGTGGCGGCCGGCTCCACCGTCACCCAGACGGTGCCGCCGGGCGCCCTGGCGCTGGGGCGGGCGCAGCAGGTGAACAAGGAGGGCTGGGTGGCCAGGCGGCAGGCGGCCAAGGCGGCGCAGGCGAAGGCAGCCGCGCGACCTGGCCCGCGCTAG
- a CDS encoding DsbA family protein — MHPAAPRGLAHRAAAPLAAALAAAALLAGCGGGGAEPPLARVTLGSAPQRGPADAWVTLVEFSDFQCPYCGQAQASLALLAADYPADVRVVFKHFPLSFHAHAAAAAVAAECARAQGPAPDGHFWPMHDALFATQGSWGAAGVSPATAAAFFADQAGQQAGLDEGAWRACVAADDRSRVEADLAQGRAVPVSGTPTLVINGEVLVGAGPPGTFYPVLRARVDAALATARQSGIPRAEYYDRAVLGR; from the coding sequence ATGCACCCCGCCGCGCCCAGGGGCCTCGCCCACCGCGCCGCCGCCCCCCTGGCCGCCGCGCTCGCCGCCGCGGCCCTGCTGGCGGGCTGCGGGGGCGGCGGGGCCGAGCCGCCGCTGGCGCGGGTGACGCTGGGGTCCGCCCCGCAGCGCGGGCCGGCCGACGCCTGGGTCACGCTGGTCGAGTTCTCCGACTTCCAGTGCCCGTACTGCGGCCAGGCCCAGGCCTCGCTGGCGCTGCTCGCCGCGGACTACCCCGCCGACGTCCGGGTGGTGTTCAAGCACTTCCCGCTCTCCTTCCACGCCCACGCCGCCGCCGCCGCGGTGGCGGCCGAGTGCGCCCGCGCCCAGGGGCCGGCGCCGGACGGCCACTTCTGGCCCATGCACGACGCCCTGTTCGCCACCCAGGGCAGCTGGGGGGCCGCCGGCGTGAGCCCCGCCACGGCGGCCGCCTTCTTCGCGGACCAGGCCGGCCAGCAGGCCGGGCTCGACGAGGGCGCCTGGAGGGCCTGCGTGGCGGCGGACGACCGCAGCCGCGTCGAGGCCGACCTGGCGCAGGGCCGGGCCGTGCCGGTGTCGGGCACCCCAACCTTGGTGATCAACGGCGAGGTCCTGGTGGGGGCCGGCCCGCCGGGGACCTTCTATCCGGTGCTGCGCGCCCGGGTGGACGCCGCGCTGGCCACCGCCCGCCAGAGCGGCATCCCGCGCGCCGAGTACTACGACCGCGCCGTGCTCGGCCGGTAG
- a CDS encoding hemerythrin family protein, which produces MVPRQVAWTQALSVGVDEIDAQHQELFRRIGLFFRALEEKRGAAELEPLALYLRQYVREHFAEEQRLMEFSGYPELGEHLEAHQRLEADLHLLSEELRRTGPTLGLARRLVALLSGWMVEHVGTTDRRFGRFLATFLGRRSVKPSA; this is translated from the coding sequence GTGGTGCCGCGCCAGGTGGCCTGGACGCAGGCGCTCTCGGTGGGCGTGGACGAGATCGACGCGCAGCACCAGGAGCTGTTCCGGCGCATCGGCCTCTTCTTCCGGGCCCTGGAGGAGAAGCGCGGCGCCGCCGAGCTCGAGCCGCTGGCGCTCTACCTGCGCCAGTACGTCCGCGAGCACTTCGCGGAGGAGCAGCGGCTCATGGAGTTCAGCGGCTACCCGGAGCTGGGCGAGCACCTCGAGGCGCACCAGCGGCTGGAGGCCGACCTGCACCTCCTCTCCGAGGAGCTGCGGCGCACCGGGCCGACCCTGGGCCTGGCCAGGCGGCTGGTGGCGCTGCTCAGCGGCTGGATGGTGGAGCACGTCGGCACCACCGACCGGCGCTTCGGGCGCTTCCTGGCCACCTTCCTCGGTCGCCGCTCGGTGAAGCCCTCGGCCTGA